From Solibacillus sp. FSL K6-1523:
TCTTTTTTCTAAGTGGGGGGCGGGGCGGCGTGGGAAATTTGTCCAAAATGTGAATATATATTTTAATTAATTTTTAGGGGTGTAAATGGTGCTGTGTTTTAATAATAAAATTATTATACTATTATGCGCCGGTCCCTTTATCCTAAAGGGGAACGAACGTTCTTTTGGATGGATATATGTAGTTAAAATGAGGTCGATAATTTGTAGATATTTTCTTGTTGGTAGGTATTTCGGGCTATTCACATATAAGTTATTAAGTTGTAACTTAGTGTTTACAGGGCATTGCAAATGTTCTATGATAAAATCATGATTTAAGAAAATTAGATAAAAAAATGTTGCAGTCACTCGAAATCGCGCCAACGATTCCAAGTGTACTACCGTACCAACATACGGAAGCAGCTACATTCAAGTAGCACCACAACGTAGATTAGTATACTGTATCTTTTGGATTACGTATATTCTTTCTTTTACGTTTTGCTGTTTCTTTATATGTGGGCGCTCGTTTCCGTGGATTTATTAGCGGAAATGAGCGCCTTTTTGCTTTTCTTAATCGTAATGGGGTGACTAAATGGACGAAGAAAATCCAACATCTCCAAATGTTCCAGAAACAGATAACTCGGCAGCAGTGGAACAGCAACCAGCGGCTCCAGCTCCGGATGAAACGCAGCAGCCTGCCGAATCTGAAAAAAACGACGGAACAAGCGAATCACCAGAAGTAGAGACACCGTCAACAGAACCACCACCAAAAGTGGAGGTGGGCGATGTTGAAAGTGACGGAACAAGTAAAGTACCGGAAGAATTGCCGGAAATAGATTTCGAGTTAGTAGAAGAAATAAAAACGAAATCAGATCCTTTTTTGGAACTCGTTCCGGAAGATCCACAGCTATACGCAACAAATTACACGACGGACGATTATGTCATTACTTTAGTACATGAAATGACACTCGGGGACGTGCTAATTGCAACGCTTTTAAGCGTGCTGATCGTTGTTGTTGTTTTAAAAGCTGTACTGGGTGGTGGTCGCTCATGGTAGATGTGCCAGACATATCAGTTGATATTCCGGATCCAGAAGAAGAATTTGATCAAGTAGATCCAGTTGAAGAAGAACTAGAGCAATCTATTGATATTCCGGATGTGGAGTTTTTTGGATACGAACCAAAAGGACACACGTTTACAATCTATGAAGCCGAAGAAATTGTGTCTGTTTTTGCAGTAGGAATCGGCGGTGCATTAGTAGCGTACGCGATCATTTGGTTAGTAATGCGAGTATTGGATGGTGGGCGACGAAATGGATGAAGAAATAATCAACGATGAAGAAGTAAATGTCGACGAAGAAATAATCATCGATGGAGAAATGCCCATAAGCGAAGAAAATTCGGTACTTGGTGGTTTAATTGGTGACACATTCAAATTGTTTTTTTCGGACCATAACGTCATAGCCGCTATTTTTATTAGCACGGTTGTTGTGGCTTTATTGATAATTGCAATGAAATTTTTAAGAGGACGGTGGTAACACATGCTAGACATAGAAAATGTTTGGGATTGGAGTTTTATGTGGGACACGTTCGCGTTCATTTTAAAAATTGTTGCGCCATTTTTAATGATTATCATTGCCATTTTAGGTGTAGGGGCAATGTTATTCATGGTTGTTAAAGCAGTCGCGGAAGCGGTGAGAAAGTAATGTATGATCACACTTTTTTTACTCCTGCTCGATTACGCGAGTTTTGGGATATGGTCGCAGGACTTGTAAAACTCGCATCTCCAATGGTCTTAATCTCTGTCGCTATGACTTGTGTAGGGTTAATTTTGGTGCTTGCTATTAGAGCATTCAGAAAAGGATCTGAATCAGATGACGATAGAGACTATGATATAAAATATTACGATTAATAGAAAGCGAGGAAATTAACATGAATTTAGATTTCACAGGAATTACATTACCGTTTACAGCCGGAGATCTTTTATCTTCTGGTGTAGCATTATTAGGTGTTGTAGGAGCGTTCGTACTTTTAGGTTTAGCATTCTTAGTTGCTCCAAAACTATTTACTCTAATTCGTCAGGCGTTCAACGCTGGTGGCGGAAAACGTGCGTAATTTAATTACACCCTTAAAAAAGGCAGCGGGCAGAATAACTGTCTGCTGCCTTTTTGTCTTAGTTGCTCTTTTTGCTCAAGCAAATACTGCAGATGCTATCCAAGTGCTTAAAAAAACAACGAATTTGATAGGTGATCCAGTTGTATCAAATAATCGCGTTACTTTTACAGTTTCGCCGACGGCACGATTTACGCAGCATGCAAAGTATCTAAATCCAGATTTTAAAAGCCCGGACGACATACTAAGAACGCAAGCTAAAACACGTATAACAGGATTCGCGTATGCATGTCCGGGCTATTACACATCCAGAATTTATAGTGATATGCAAGGACGTAATTTACTTGGATATATACAAGTCTATGTATCGGAAGCGGATATAAAAAATAGCAAGTGTGACAAGGTTAATTTGCCAGGGGGGACACCACCACCAACGCCGGAAAAACCAGATCCACCGATTACGATAACGCCACCGGCACCCAAACCGATCCATCCTGTACCAGATGTCGATGTGGTAATTAAAAACACTAAACCTACTACACCAAAAGTAGAAAAACTACCACCGACAAAACCAGTGGACGCATTCCAAAGTTATTGTGATAAAAATTATTATCCATCTGGATATAAAGAAAACGGAAGCGGTATAAAATATGAGCGTATGCCGGGAACAGGATCACAAG
This genomic window contains:
- a CDS encoding PTS ascorbate transporter subunit IIC; amino-acid sequence: MLDIENVWDWSFMWDTFAFILKIVAPFLMIIIAILGVGAMLFMVVKAVAEAVRK